A region from the Deinococcota bacterium genome encodes:
- a CDS encoding LamB/YcsF family protein: MTIPNTIPNTTPNTVQDTVQDTTRHVDINADSGESFGRWRLGRDEELFPKLTSANLACGFHAGDPLTMQRTVRLAKEHGVKVGAHPGFPDLAGFGRRDMAVAPEALHADVIYQIGALRAFLDLAGLELHHVKAHGALYLKMTRDRETALAVAEAVRAYDPGLPLVILGGPGGGVMAAAAREAGLRAVQEAFPDRAYL, from the coding sequence ATGACTATACCGAACACGATTCCGAACACGACACCGAACACGGTACAGGACACGGTACAGGACACGACCAGGCACGTCGATATCAACGCGGACAGCGGCGAGTCCTTTGGCCGGTGGCGCCTCGGCCGCGACGAGGAGCTCTTTCCCAAGCTGACCTCGGCCAACCTGGCCTGCGGCTTTCATGCCGGCGACCCACTCACCATGCAGCGCACCGTCAGGCTGGCCAAGGAGCACGGCGTCAAGGTCGGCGCGCACCCGGGCTTTCCCGACCTGGCCGGCTTCGGACGGCGCGACATGGCGGTCGCCCCGGAAGCGCTCCATGCCGACGTTATCTATCAGATCGGCGCGCTCAGGGCCTTTTTGGACCTTGCCGGGCTCGAGCTGCACCACGTCAAGGCCCACGGCGCGCTCTACCTCAAGATGACGCGCGACCGCGAGACGGCGCTGGCGGTGGCGGAGGCCGTGCGCGCCTACGACCCAGGGCTGCCGCTGGTCATCTTGGGCGGGCCGGGCGGCGGGGTGATGGCGGCGGCGGCGCGGGAGGCGGGGCTCAGGGCGGTGCAGGAGGCCTTCCCCGACCGCGCCTACCT
- a CDS encoding TRAP transporter large permease subunit produces the protein MAQLPIIGGLFLLLLLLLGLSIPIAAAIFLVALVGIHFFTAVPALQIASNIVWNSTNSYTLVALPLFIFMGELLLRTRVAKRMFDGLAPWLGALPGGLLHVNVVACALFAAVSGSSVATTATIGKITIPELLARGYGERLVVGSLAGAGTLGFLIPPSIVLIIYGILAQVSIGQLFIAGILPGLLLAAGFMLYLAAVGYARPDLAPRQEERYSWGQRLRGLLDLAPVTVLIVAVLGTIYLGLATPTESAAIGVVGAALLGLVYRTLSLQGFLEAVSGTVRTTSMIGLIIAAAALLSTAMGYIGIPRALTQWIGSLALSPYLLIAALALLYILLGLFLDGISMIVVTLPITLPLITAAGFEPLWFGIFLVLMVETAQITPPVGLNLFVIQGISGRSITFVARAAAPFFFILLGVTALVTAFPEIVAYLPGLMRR, from the coding sequence ATGGCACAACTGCCCATCATCGGCGGGCTGTTTTTGCTTCTGCTGCTGCTCTTGGGCCTCAGCATCCCGATCGCGGCGGCGATCTTTTTAGTGGCGCTCGTCGGCATTCACTTCTTCACCGCGGTGCCCGCCCTTCAGATCGCCTCCAATATCGTCTGGAACAGCACCAACTCGTATACGCTGGTGGCCTTGCCGCTGTTTATCTTCATGGGCGAGCTGCTCCTTAGGACCCGCGTCGCCAAGAGGATGTTCGACGGCTTGGCGCCGTGGCTGGGCGCCCTTCCGGGCGGCCTGCTGCACGTCAACGTGGTGGCCTGCGCCCTCTTCGCGGCGGTGTCGGGCTCGTCGGTGGCGACGACCGCGACCATCGGCAAGATAACCATTCCCGAACTCCTGGCCCGGGGCTACGGCGAGAGGCTGGTGGTGGGTTCACTCGCCGGTGCGGGCACCCTGGGTTTTCTGATCCCGCCCTCGATCGTGCTCATCATCTACGGGATTCTGGCCCAGGTTTCCATCGGGCAGCTCTTTATCGCGGGCATCTTGCCGGGGCTGCTGCTCGCCGCGGGCTTTATGCTCTATCTGGCGGCGGTCGGCTACGCGCGGCCGGACCTCGCGCCCCGTCAGGAGGAGCGCTACAGCTGGGGACAGCGGTTGCGGGGCCTCCTCGACTTGGCGCCCGTCACCGTGCTCATCGTGGCGGTGCTGGGCACCATCTACCTGGGTCTGGCGACGCCGACCGAATCGGCCGCCATCGGCGTGGTGGGGGCGGCCCTGCTGGGCCTTGTCTACCGCACCCTCAGCCTGCAGGGCTTTTTGGAGGCCGTCTCCGGCACCGTGCGCACCACCAGCATGATCGGCCTCATCATCGCCGCCGCGGCGCTGTTGTCGACGGCGATGGGCTATATCGGCATTCCCCGGGCGCTGACGCAGTGGATCGGCAGCTTGGCGCTCTCGCCCTACTTGTTGATCGCCGCGCTGGCCCTGCTCTACATCCTCCTGGGGCTCTTTTTGGACGGCATCTCGATGATCGTGGTGACCTTGCCCATCACCCTGCCGCTCATCACCGCCGCGGGCTTCGAGCCGCTGTGGTTCGGCATCTTCTTGGTCCTGATGGTCGAGACCGCGCAGATCACCCCGCCGGTGGGGCTCAACCTGTTCGTGATCCAGGGCATCAGCGGCAGGTCGATCACCTTCGTGGCGAGGGCGGCGGCGCCCTTTTTCTTTATCCTCTTGGGCGTCACCGCGCTGGTCACGGCCTTTCCGGAGATCGTCGCCTACCTGCCGGGCCTGATGCGCCGCTAA
- a CDS encoding TRAP transporter small permease, giving the protein MRALEAALSAAEGLASLGRWLAGGILLAATGLITAEIVLRALFNRSTFAVEEFSGYAMAAMIFLGAAHTLARGGHIRIRLFSDRLGPGGRLWLERLALAVGVAFASLLLYAFFNLFWDSWSYGTRSLYPSRTPRYLPHGLVLVGIALLWLEFVVLLARSWLHAPSPEEASQEGF; this is encoded by the coding sequence GTGAGGGCGCTCGAGGCGGCCCTCAGTGCGGCAGAGGGACTGGCCTCCTTGGGCCGGTGGCTGGCGGGAGGCATCCTGCTCGCCGCCACCGGCCTCATCACCGCCGAGATCGTCTTGCGTGCCCTCTTCAACCGCAGCACCTTCGCGGTCGAGGAGTTCTCGGGCTACGCCATGGCGGCCATGATCTTTCTGGGCGCGGCGCACACGCTGGCGCGGGGAGGGCACATCCGCATCCGCCTCTTCAGCGACCGCTTGGGGCCGGGAGGGAGGTTATGGCTCGAGCGGCTGGCGCTGGCCGTGGGCGTCGCCTTCGCCAGCCTGCTGCTATACGCCTTTTTCAACCTCTTCTGGGATTCCTGGAGCTACGGCACCAGGAGCCTCTACCCCTCGAGGACGCCCAGATACCTTCCCCACGGGCTGGTCTTGGTCGGCATCGCCCTGTTGTGGCTCGAATTCGTCGTCCTCTTGGCGCGTTCTTGGCTCCATGCTCCGTCGCCCGAAGAGGCCTCGCAGGAGGGTTTCTAA
- a CDS encoding TRAP transporter substrate-binding protein gives MKKILFLLIGLAGFAVAQDVVRWDMHVAWPEANYHTQGAQRFAERVSERSGGRLEITVHSGGALGYSGPEILRVVQRGALPIAEVFMPNVLGDEPIFGLSEMPIANEYDPAFELYQLGKPYYEQALARNNQRLLYVAPWAPQGLYTQNRIETVQDLSSLRTRTAGPNVTRFVEEVGARALTIPFGELFSSLATGLIDSVVTSPETGVDASLWEVTDYFIEGFVPVLLTDMVTVNLDALGALPEEVREVVLEVAAELEGEMWELAQERQAVARETIQERGLTLIAEAEIPADIQAAREAAADAVLDAWLAEVGEDGQTIVEAFRSRD, from the coding sequence ATGAAGAAGATCCTGTTCCTCCTCATCGGCCTGGCCGGGTTCGCCGTTGCGCAAGACGTCGTGCGTTGGGACATGCACGTGGCCTGGCCGGAGGCGAACTACCACACCCAGGGCGCGCAGCGCTTTGCCGAGCGGGTGAGCGAGCGCTCCGGCGGGCGGCTTGAGATCACGGTCCACTCCGGGGGCGCCCTGGGCTACAGCGGCCCCGAGATCCTGCGCGTGGTCCAGCGGGGGGCCTTGCCCATCGCCGAGGTGTTCATGCCCAACGTCCTCGGCGACGAGCCCATCTTCGGCCTCTCCGAGATGCCCATCGCCAACGAGTACGACCCGGCCTTTGAGCTTTACCAGCTCGGCAAGCCCTACTACGAGCAGGCCCTCGCGCGCAACAACCAGCGGCTTCTCTACGTCGCGCCCTGGGCGCCGCAGGGGCTCTACACCCAAAACCGCATCGAGACCGTGCAGGACCTGAGCAGCCTGCGGACGCGCACCGCCGGCCCGAACGTGACCCGCTTCGTGGAAGAGGTGGGCGCCCGCGCCCTCACCATTCCCTTCGGCGAGCTGTTCTCGTCGCTGGCCACCGGCCTCATCGACTCGGTGGTCACCTCGCCGGAGACCGGTGTGGACGCCTCGCTCTGGGAGGTGACGGACTACTTTATCGAGGGCTTCGTGCCGGTCTTGCTGACCGATATGGTGACCGTCAACCTGGACGCCTTGGGCGCGCTGCCCGAGGAGGTGAGAGAGGTGGTGCTCGAGGTGGCCGCCGAGTTGGAAGGGGAGATGTGGGAGCTTGCGCAGGAGCGTCAGGCGGTCGCCAGGGAGACGATCCAAGAGAGAGGGCTCACCCTGATCGCCGAGGCGGAGATTCCAGCGGACATCCAGGCCGCCAGGGAGGCCGCGGCCGACGCCGTCTTGGACGCCTGGCTGGCCGAAGTGGGTGAGGACGGTCAAACCATCGTCGAGGCTTTTCGCTCCAGAGACTAG